In one uncultured Methanobrevibacter sp. genomic region, the following are encoded:
- the carA gene encoding glutamine-hydrolyzing carbamoyl-phosphate synthase small subunit, with product MVKMAKLALEDGTVLKGDGFGYETTNVGELVFSTGMVGYTESLTDPSFKGEILMSTYPLEGNYGVSEDWYQSDRIQAEGFVVREVCREVSNFSSQKTLDDFLNEFETPGISGIDTRDLTLKIREEGSMKAAISTEDISDNELVELARSQPSIIDIDVVPMVSTKEIKVFNEDANKKVALIDCGVKKNIINNFLKRGIGVVLFPYDTDYKSILDYSPDGLMITSGPGNPDRVYETISTVQKLSNRLPIFGICMGQQLVAKSFGAKSYKMKFGHRGANQPVKDLQTGKVYITSQNHGFTIDKESINDTDLVLTQINLNDGTPEGFAHKELPVRCIQYHPEAGPGPNDTRYIFDKFSQMMDEY from the coding sequence ATGGTAAAAATGGCTAAATTGGCTTTGGAAGATGGTACAGTTTTAAAAGGTGATGGTTTCGGTTATGAAACTACTAATGTGGGAGAACTTGTTTTTTCAACTGGTATGGTTGGTTACACTGAATCTTTAACTGATCCATCTTTTAAAGGAGAAATATTAATGTCTACTTATCCTTTAGAAGGAAACTATGGGGTGAGTGAAGACTGGTATCAATCTGACAGAATCCAGGCGGAGGGTTTTGTTGTAAGGGAAGTTTGTAGAGAAGTTTCTAATTTTTCATCACAAAAAACATTAGATGATTTTTTAAATGAATTTGAAACACCGGGGATTAGTGGAATTGACACTCGTGATTTAACTCTAAAAATTCGTGAAGAAGGATCAATGAAAGCAGCTATATCAACTGAAGATATTTCTGATAATGAATTGGTGGAGCTTGCACGTTCTCAACCTAGTATTATTGATATTGATGTAGTACCAATGGTATCTACTAAGGAAATTAAAGTTTTTAATGAAGATGCTAATAAAAAAGTAGCTTTAATTGATTGTGGTGTTAAGAAAAATATTATAAATAATTTCTTAAAACGTGGAATTGGAGTTGTTTTATTCCCATATGATACAGATTATAAATCAATATTGGATTATTCTCCAGATGGGTTAATGATTACTTCAGGTCCTGGAAATCCTGACAGAGTATATGAAACTATTAGTACAGTTCAAAAATTATCTAATAGGTTGCCTATTTTTGGAATATGTATGGGTCAACAGTTAGTAGCTAAGTCTTTTGGAGCTAAGTCTTATAAAATGAAATTTGGACACAGAGGAGCAAATCAACCAGTAAAAGACTTACAAACTGGTAAAGTTTATATCACTTCTCAAAATCATGGATTTACTATTGATAAAGAATCTATTAATGATACAGATTTAGTTTTAACTCAAATAAATCTTAATGATGGAACTCCTGAAGGATTTGCACATAAAGAATTGCCAGTTCGCTGTATTCAATACCATCCTGAAGCAGGACCTGGTCCAAACGACACAAGATATATTTTTGATAAATTTAGTCAAATGATGGATGAATATTAA
- the nadA gene encoding quinolinate synthase NadA: MNESLQDEIKQLKEEKNAIILAHNYQPKEIQEIADFLGDSLELCMKATEIEDKDLVIFCGVDFMAETAYILNPDKKIIIPDLEAECPMAHMLPEEELLKAKEEHPDAGVILYVNSIAEAKQHADTLCTSANALKVAQSLPQDKILFGPDNNLGNHVAKQISKEIIPVPKGGHCYVHKLFHVEDIELKRKEYPNAEILCHPECNMDVQEACDKVLSTGGMLKYIAQSDKEEFVIGTEVDMITRLESEIPGKKLYPLLEGAICNTMKLHTLEKVRDALKNEAPQVTVPQEVAEKSLKATQHMLKVSK; encoded by the coding sequence ATGAATGAGTCTTTACAAGATGAAATTAAACAATTAAAAGAAGAAAAAAATGCAATAATTCTTGCACATAATTATCAACCAAAAGAAATTCAAGAAATAGCTGATTTCCTTGGAGATTCATTAGAATTATGTATGAAAGCTACTGAAATAGAAGATAAAGATTTAGTTATCTTTTGTGGAGTAGACTTCATGGCTGAAACTGCATATATTTTAAATCCAGATAAAAAAATCATAATCCCTGATTTAGAAGCAGAATGTCCTATGGCACATATGTTACCCGAAGAAGAATTATTGAAAGCAAAAGAAGAACATCCTGATGCTGGAGTAATTCTTTATGTGAATAGTATTGCGGAAGCTAAACAACATGCAGATACATTATGTACTTCAGCTAATGCATTGAAAGTTGCTCAAAGTTTACCTCAAGATAAAATACTCTTTGGACCAGATAATAATTTAGGAAACCATGTGGCTAAACAAATTTCCAAAGAAATCATTCCTGTTCCAAAAGGCGGACACTGTTATGTTCATAAATTATTCCACGTAGAAGATATTGAATTAAAAAGAAAAGAATATCCTAATGCTGAGATTCTTTGTCACCCTGAATGTAATATGGATGTTCAAGAAGCATGTGATAAAGTTCTTTCAACTGGCGGAATGTTAAAATATATTGCACAAAGTGATAAAGAAGAATTTGTAATTGGTACTGAAGTTGACATGATTACAAGGCTCGAAAGTGAAATTCCTGGTAAAAAATTATATCCATTACTTGAAGGAGCTATTTGTAACACTATGAAATTACATACATTAGAAAAAGTAAGAGATGCGCTTAAAAATGAAGCACC
- a CDS encoding zinc ribbon domain-containing protein, with product MVPTPFSNYNGWIHINSQEIRYFYRNIVKSGDIYRIKYNNKDYGEFKKLSDALYERDALFYCNFDYDLLVESDLENKYENMKLPPFPEKRPKGRIKGSKINKDKREGKILFDHKKHKFYVQKEETIFGYYQSMTEAYYYKKRLIDNNWDINTLKTKHTLKINMNKKLDLNKEYPVKLNYCPKCRRKLKNKEKECPYCGIDIKNYLYNK from the coding sequence ATGGTTCCTACGCCTTTTTCAAATTATAATGGATGGATTCATATCAATTCACAGGAAATCAGATATTTTTATAGAAATATTGTAAAATCTGGAGATATTTACAGAATAAAATATAACAATAAAGATTATGGTGAGTTTAAAAAATTATCTGATGCATTATATGAAAGAGACGCTCTTTTTTACTGTAATTTTGATTATGATTTACTTGTTGAATCTGATTTAGAAAATAAATATGAAAATATGAAACTGCCCCCATTTCCTGAAAAAAGACCTAAAGGAAGAATAAAAGGCAGTAAAATAAATAAAGACAAAAGAGAAGGAAAAATTCTCTTCGACCATAAAAAACATAAATTTTATGTTCAAAAAGAAGAGACTATTTTTGGATACTATCAAAGTATGACTGAAGCCTATTATTATAAAAAAAGATTAATAGACAATAACTGGGACATAAATACTTTAAAAACAAAACACACTTTAAAAATAAACATGAATAAAAAATTAGACTTGAATAAAGAATATCCTGTTAAATTAAATTATTGTCCTAAATGTAGGCGTAAATTAAAAAATAAAGAAAAAGAATGTCCATATTGTGGAATAGACATTAAAAATTATTTATATAATAAATAA
- a CDS encoding class I SAM-dependent methyltransferase: protein MSVVNEFNQKAGEYDDERRALIPCFDDFYGIAIDCIDFEGDNPKVLDLGAGTGILSQFLLNKYPNAEITLIDLADKMLNEAKKRFEGNDNVYFVCDDYLNHEFDTKFDIVISSLSIHHLTGDDKKLLIEKYVDLLNDGGNFVNADQVLNPFPEVEEYFKVKLDEHKGDISDEAYEEAKLRRTYDKPSSVDFQVDCLKNAGCQYIGIPYKYYMFAVFWAKK, encoded by the coding sequence GTGTCTGTTGTAAATGAATTTAATCAAAAAGCTGGCGAATATGATGATGAAAGAAGAGCATTAATCCCATGTTTTGATGATTTTTATGGGATTGCTATTGATTGTATAGATTTTGAAGGTGATAATCCAAAAGTTTTAGATTTAGGTGCTGGAACTGGAATTTTATCTCAATTTTTACTTAATAAATATCCAAATGCAGAAATTACTCTTATAGATTTAGCAGATAAAATGTTAAATGAAGCCAAAAAACGTTTTGAAGGTAATGATAATGTTTATTTTGTTTGTGATGATTATTTAAATCATGAATTTGATACAAAATTTGACATTGTTATTTCATCACTTTCTATTCATCATTTAACTGGTGATGATAAAAAATTATTAATTGAAAAATATGTTGATTTATTAAATGATGGTGGGAATTTTGTTAATGCTGATCAAGTTTTAAATCCTTTTCCTGAAGTTGAGGAATATTTTAAAGTTAAATTAGATGAACACAAGGGAGATATTAGTGATGAAGCTTATGAGGAAGCTAAACTTAGAAGGACTTATGATAAACCGAGTTCTGTCGATTTTCAAGTAGATTGTTTAAAAAATGCAGGATGTCAATATATTGGAATTCCTTATAAGTATTATATGTTTGCAGTTTTTTGGGCTAAGAAATGA
- the nadC gene encoding carboxylating nicotinate-nucleotide diphosphorylase produces MDKIIEYMISEDESFGDITSEAVVDENKIVTAHIISKDEGILAGINIAKEIFESRGIQVLFNLKDGNKIVKKDLLLSLKGDARTILLLERSVLNLLMRMSGVATSANYHVNLVKDYDVIIAGTRKTLPAIGKYDKQALRIGGADTHRFSLDDMVLIKDNHIASVGTPVEALLKAKKNVSFSKKIEIEVESLEDAVECVKNKADIVMLDNMGPEDVQKVLNELIKLDIRDNSLIEVSGGITDENIVDYAKLGVDIISLGALTHSSRSLNFSLKLIGD; encoded by the coding sequence TTGGATAAAATAATTGAGTACATGATTAGTGAAGATGAAAGTTTTGGAGATATTACTTCTGAAGCAGTCGTTGATGAAAATAAAATTGTAACTGCTCATATTATTTCTAAAGATGAGGGTATTTTAGCAGGTATTAATATTGCTAAAGAAATATTTGAGTCCAGGGGAATTCAAGTACTTTTTAACTTAAAAGATGGGAATAAAATAGTTAAAAAGGATTTATTATTAAGCTTAAAAGGTGATGCAAGAACAATATTGTTGCTTGAGAGATCAGTATTAAATTTACTTATGAGAATGAGTGGTGTAGCTACTAGTGCTAATTATCATGTTAATTTAGTAAAGGATTATGATGTGATAATTGCAGGAACTCGTAAAACATTGCCGGCTATTGGAAAATATGATAAACAGGCATTAAGAATTGGTGGTGCTGATACTCATAGATTTTCTCTTGATGATATGGTTCTAATTAAGGATAATCATATTGCTAGTGTTGGAACTCCTGTTGAAGCACTTTTAAAAGCTAAGAAAAATGTTAGTTTTTCTAAAAAAATTGAAATTGAAGTAGAATCTTTGGAAGATGCTGTAGAGTGTGTCAAAAATAAAGCAGATATTGTGATGTTGGATAACATGGGTCCGGAAGATGTTCAAAAAGTGTTAAATGAATTAATTAAATTAGATATTCGTGATAATTCATTAATTGAAGTTTCTGGAGGAATAACTGATGAAAACATTGTAGATTATGCTAAATTAGGTGTTGATATAATTTCTTTAGGAGCATTAACACATTCAAGTAGAAGTTTAAATTTTTCTTTAAAACTAATTGGGGATTAA
- a CDS encoding amidohydrolase family protein, translating into MLTIKDGIILKGQDLTPVRENIVIDDGKIIEIAKDVCEGRIIDASKAIVCPTFLNGHTHIGDSIIKDEGYGLSLGEMVKPPNGVKHKALSNVEDEEIISAMKKSMWYMYNSGTTHFIDYREGGIKGVELLKKASKNLPVTPIILGRDDSFYGEDPDLRKVKIAIRKLLKLADGIALSGFGEINDEVARLITSKCKKAGKISSIHVAESMHLQDDSLNDFNKTEIQRGVDANFNQLVHCTNPRNDDLKLIKDSNVVVCPRANATLNVGVAPLNKMLTMGIKPVLGSDNLMLNSPNLLRELEFTLKIMSVCYKNYLNPKDLLKMATTNICNFEINKFIKKPVIDVNQDAKLFIAKRYSKNPYLNIINRCETKNILYTMDIDTHINNV; encoded by the coding sequence ATGTTAACAATTAAAGATGGTATCATACTAAAAGGACAAGATTTAACTCCAGTTCGTGAAAACATTGTTATTGATGATGGTAAAATTATAGAAATAGCTAAAGATGTCTGTGAAGGTAGAATTATAGATGCTTCAAAGGCTATTGTTTGCCCAACTTTTTTAAATGGCCATACTCATATTGGTGATTCTATAATTAAAGATGAGGGTTATGGTTTATCTTTGGGTGAAATGGTTAAACCTCCTAATGGTGTTAAACATAAAGCATTATCTAATGTTGAAGATGAAGAAATTATTAGTGCTATGAAAAAATCCATGTGGTATATGTATAATTCAGGAACAACACATTTTATTGATTATAGGGAAGGTGGAATTAAAGGTGTTGAACTTTTAAAAAAAGCTTCTAAAAATTTACCTGTAACTCCAATAATTCTTGGTCGTGATGATAGTTTTTATGGGGAGGATCCAGATTTAAGAAAAGTTAAAATAGCTATTCGTAAACTTTTAAAATTAGCTGATGGTATAGCTTTAAGTGGATTTGGAGAAATTAATGATGAAGTTGCCAGATTAATAACTTCAAAATGTAAAAAAGCAGGAAAAATATCTTCAATTCATGTAGCTGAATCAATGCATCTTCAAGATGATTCCTTAAATGATTTCAATAAAACTGAAATTCAAAGAGGAGTTGACGCTAATTTTAATCAGTTGGTTCATTGTACTAATCCTAGAAATGATGATTTGAAATTAATTAAAGATTCTAATGTTGTTGTTTGTCCAAGAGCTAATGCAACTTTGAATGTGGGAGTAGCTCCTTTAAATAAAATGCTTACTATGGGAATTAAGCCAGTGTTAGGTAGTGATAATCTAATGTTGAATTCGCCGAATTTACTTAGGGAGTTGGAGTTCACTTTAAAAATCATGTCTGTTTGTTATAAGAATTATTTGAACCCTAAAGATTTATTAAAAATGGCTACTACCAATATTTGTAATTTTGAGATTAATAAATTCATTAAAAAGCCAGTAATTGATGTTAATCAAGATGCAAAATTGTTTATAGCTAAAAGATATTCAAAGAATCCTTACTTAAATATAATAAATCGTTGTGAAACGAAAAATATATTATATACTATGGATATAGATACTCACATTAATAATGTTTGA
- a CDS encoding universal stress protein, producing MYKKILVPTDGSEFAQKAEKHALFLAKTTGADIYALSVTENNFVNGLPLDDEVYQLNQLLRQRSEDNVKEFEKMEETSDITFHSIIKEGSPAKTILEVAKEEDIDLIVIGSSGKSGFDRFIMGSVAEKVVNAAKCAVLVIH from the coding sequence ATGTACAAAAAAATATTAGTCCCAACAGATGGGTCAGAATTTGCTCAAAAAGCTGAAAAACATGCATTATTTTTAGCTAAAACCACTGGTGCTGATATTTATGCGCTAAGCGTTACTGAAAATAATTTTGTTAATGGACTTCCATTAGATGATGAAGTGTACCAATTAAATCAATTACTCAGACAACGTTCTGAAGATAATGTTAAAGAATTTGAAAAAATGGAGGAAACATCAGATATTACATTCCATAGTATTATCAAAGAAGGTTCACCAGCTAAAACTATTTTGGAAGTAGCTAAAGAAGAAGATATTGATTTAATTGTTATAGGTAGTTCTGGTAAATCCGGATTTGACAGATTTATAATGGGTAGTGTTGCTGAAAAAGTAGTTAATGCTGCAAAATGTGCAGTATTAGTTATTCACTAA
- a CDS encoding mechanosensitive ion channel family protein produces the protein MNILSIFEDPISKIIFILVVIFLTSIIVRLVAYLMNKIKRFKKDITLIYLVRDIINYIIYFIALMEILQIFDINLAGTLLSLGIVGIAVSFAAKDLISNFFSGILLIMGRSVKVGDTLEIKEMKGTVEIIRLRSTTIKDDNGVLSNIPNSTLTNNTYLQYNQKERYRIDLIVGIGLDIDIEDFKNHILNFINKQEGVLKNPKAKIFSKGITFEETTLKISFWIKDFNKKEEYKLIITNEVRKYVNR, from the coding sequence ATGAATATTTTAAGTATATTTGAAGACCCAATTTCAAAAATAATCTTTATTTTGGTAGTTATATTTCTAACAAGCATTATAGTAAGGCTTGTAGCGTATTTAATGAACAAAATAAAAAGATTCAAAAAAGATATTACTTTAATTTATCTAGTTAGAGATATTATAAATTACATCATCTATTTCATAGCATTAATGGAAATATTACAAATATTTGATATAAATCTAGCTGGAACATTATTAAGTTTAGGAATTGTAGGTATTGCCGTGAGTTTTGCTGCTAAAGACCTCATTTCTAATTTCTTTTCTGGAATATTATTAATAATGGGTAGAAGTGTTAAAGTTGGAGATACACTTGAAATCAAAGAAATGAAAGGAACAGTAGAAATAATACGTCTTCGATCAACAACTATAAAAGATGATAATGGAGTATTAAGCAATATTCCAAATTCTACATTAACTAATAACACATATCTACAATACAATCAAAAAGAAAGATATAGAATAGATTTAATTGTTGGAATCGGACTTGATATAGATATAGAAGATTTTAAAAACCATATTTTAAATTTTATAAACAAACAAGAAGGAGTACTTAAAAATCCCAAAGCTAAAATATTTTCAAAAGGCATAACTTTTGAAGAAACAACATTGAAAATATCTTTTTGGATAAAAGACTTTAATAAAAAAGAAGAATATAAATTAATTATTACTAATGAAGTTAGAAAATATGTTAATAGGTGA
- the rnz gene encoding ribonuclease Z: MEITFLGTSSAVHTYTRNHPGIILKAFGEVMLFDCGESIQKQLIYAKISPMKISKIFISHYHGDHILGLPGLLQSLNFRGREKPLKIYGPKGLENVKNAIYSLGFCKIDFPIEFIEIENGTIVETEEYIIKSQKVKHNVTNLAYSIEEKKKPRFLREKAIELGVPEGPLFGKLHNNQEIEVNGRIIQPNQVLGKPRKGVKITYSGDSRPCEEMIEFAKDSDLLIHESTYMSEDQDKAVENFHSTSQEAATIAKYSNSKKLILTHISPRYTDSDQLLKEAKEVFKNVEIATDLMTIEILSA, translated from the coding sequence ATGGAAATTACATTTTTAGGAACTTCTTCAGCAGTCCATACATATACTAGGAATCATCCAGGGATAATTTTAAAAGCTTTTGGTGAAGTTATGTTGTTTGACTGTGGAGAATCAATACAAAAACAATTAATTTATGCTAAAATAAGTCCCATGAAAATATCTAAAATTTTTATTAGTCATTACCATGGAGACCATATATTAGGTCTTCCTGGATTATTACAATCTTTAAATTTTAGAGGAAGAGAAAAACCTTTAAAGATATATGGTCCTAAAGGTCTTGAAAATGTTAAAAATGCAATTTATTCCTTAGGATTTTGTAAAATTGACTTTCCCATAGAGTTTATAGAAATTGAAAATGGAACAATTGTTGAAACTGAAGAATATATTATTAAATCTCAAAAAGTCAAACATAATGTAACTAATCTTGCATATTCCATAGAAGAAAAGAAAAAACCAAGATTTTTAAGAGAAAAAGCTATTGAACTTGGTGTTCCAGAAGGACCTCTTTTCGGAAAATTACATAACAATCAAGAAATTGAAGTGAATGGTCGAATTATACAACCAAACCAAGTTCTTGGAAAGCCTAGAAAAGGTGTTAAAATTACTTATTCCGGAGATTCTCGTCCTTGTGAAGAAATGATTGAATTTGCAAAAGATAGTGATTTATTGATTCATGAATCAACCTACATGTCTGAAGACCAGGATAAAGCTGTAGAAAATTTCCATTCAACATCACAAGAAGCAGCTACAATAGCTAAATACTCAAATAGTAAAAAATTAATATTAACCCACATTAGCCCAAGATATACTGATAGTGATCAGTTATTAAAAGAAGCTAAAGAAGTTTTTAAAAATGTTGAAATTGCAACTGATTTAATGACAATAGAAATTTTAAGTGCATAA
- the carB gene encoding carbamoyl-phosphate synthase large subunit → MPIDKDIKKVLIIGSGPIQIGQAAEFDYSGSQACKSLREEGIETVLVNSNPATIQTDMDMADTVYTEPLTPEIVYEIIKKENVDAILPTMGGQTGLNIATGLGDLGLLDGIKVLGSDIQTIKDVEDRDLFGHFMDKLNEPIPKCHAVESVEEALEAVKDIGYPVIVRPAFTLGGTGGGVAYNEEELIEIATHGLDMSFINQVLIDESVLGWKEFEYEVMRDKEDTCIIVCNMENIDPMGIHTGESVVVAPAQNLNDKDSQALRDASIKIIRALGIQGGCNIQFAVNPETGEYKVIEVNPRVSRSSALASKATGYPIAKISSKIALGMTLDEIKNDITKETPASFEPAIDYVVVKIPRWPFDKFRGIDRHIGVQMKATGEVMAIGRTFEEAIQKAIRSLDMGHDGFEYVEYTEDDLANPTDERLFQLYSAIKDGIDLDKLQKLTNIDKFFLYKIRNIVNFENEVTEEKLNGADFLRKAKQIGCSNKRLADLSNQTEEYIRNLLNRFNIKQSYKMVDTCAAEFEAKTPYYYSTYDSGNELKSFNKKKIIILGAGPIRIGQGIEFDYCCVHSSLALKEEGVETILINNNPETVSTDYDISDKLFFEPITFEDVMGIINQEKPDGVIVQFGGQTSINLAVPLANAGVKILGTPYESIDGVEDRELFAQLLNKLHIHQAPYGTANSFEEAKEIAERITFPVLVRPSYVIGGRAMEIVYDNTELEEYMKEAVKVSPEHPILVDKFLEDAIELDVDVLCDGEEVFIAGIMEHIEEAGVHSGDSACVIPPQTIPEHILNTIREYSTKLALELNVKGLMNIQYAVKLDEEMVYIIEANPRASRTVPFVSKAIGVPLAKVATWIMTGAKLKDFNLTKEIKIDHVAVKESVFPFLKLPESDTVLGPEMKSTGESIGIDDSFGMAFYKSQLAAGMDLPKAGKIFISVKEQDKKKIRPIAEKAANLGFDLVATSGTADAAQGVDIDKIKKVSQGSPNIRDAILNKEIDLIINTSEGKQSAKDGYIIRRLAIELGIPYVTTLSGARAALNAIEAVQNNEINVKSLNDHIDGE, encoded by the coding sequence ATGCCTATTGATAAGGATATTAAAAAAGTATTAATAATTGGTTCTGGACCTATTCAAATTGGTCAGGCTGCAGAATTTGATTATTCTGGTTCACAAGCATGTAAATCATTAAGAGAAGAAGGAATTGAAACTGTCTTGGTTAACAGTAATCCTGCTACTATTCAAACTGATATGGATATGGCAGATACTGTTTATACTGAACCATTAACTCCAGAAATTGTATATGAGATTATTAAAAAAGAAAATGTAGATGCGATTTTACCAACTATGGGTGGACAAACTGGATTAAATATAGCTACTGGACTTGGAGATTTAGGTTTACTTGATGGAATTAAAGTTCTTGGTTCTGATATTCAAACAATTAAAGATGTTGAAGATCGTGATTTATTTGGCCATTTTATGGATAAACTTAATGAACCTATTCCAAAATGTCATGCTGTAGAAAGTGTTGAAGAAGCTTTGGAAGCAGTGAAAGATATTGGTTATCCAGTAATTGTAAGGCCTGCTTTTACTTTAGGTGGAACTGGTGGTGGAGTAGCTTATAATGAAGAAGAGTTAATTGAAATAGCTACTCATGGTTTAGATATGAGTTTTATCAATCAAGTTCTTATAGATGAATCTGTTTTAGGTTGGAAAGAATTTGAATATGAAGTAATGAGGGATAAAGAAGACACTTGTATTATTGTATGTAATATGGAAAATATTGATCCTATGGGAATTCATACAGGTGAAAGTGTTGTTGTAGCTCCTGCTCAAAATTTAAATGATAAAGATTCTCAAGCTTTAAGAGATGCATCTATTAAAATTATTAGGGCATTAGGTATTCAGGGAGGATGTAATATTCAGTTTGCAGTTAATCCTGAAACTGGAGAATATAAGGTAATTGAAGTAAATCCTAGAGTAAGTAGGAGTAGTGCACTTGCATCTAAAGCAACTGGTTATCCTATAGCTAAAATTTCTTCTAAAATAGCTTTAGGAATGACTTTAGATGAAATTAAAAATGATATTACTAAAGAAACACCTGCTTCTTTTGAACCAGCTATTGATTATGTGGTTGTAAAAATACCAAGATGGCCATTTGATAAGTTTAGGGGAATTGATCGCCATATAGGAGTTCAAATGAAAGCTACTGGTGAAGTAATGGCTATTGGTAGGACTTTTGAAGAAGCAATTCAAAAAGCTATCAGATCACTTGACATGGGACATGATGGATTTGAATATGTTGAATACACTGAAGATGATTTAGCTAATCCAACTGATGAGAGATTATTCCAATTATATTCAGCTATTAAAGATGGAATTGATTTAGATAAACTTCAAAAATTAACTAACATTGATAAATTTTTCTTATATAAAATTAGAAACATTGTTAACTTTGAAAATGAAGTTACTGAAGAAAAATTAAATGGTGCGGACTTTTTAAGGAAAGCTAAACAAATTGGATGTTCTAATAAAAGATTAGCAGATTTATCTAATCAAACTGAAGAATATATTAGGAATTTACTTAATAGATTTAATATAAAACAATCCTATAAAATGGTAGATACTTGTGCTGCAGAATTTGAAGCTAAAACACCATATTATTACAGTACCTATGATTCAGGTAATGAACTCAAATCATTTAATAAGAAAAAGATTATTATTTTAGGTGCAGGTCCTATTAGGATAGGTCAAGGTATAGAATTTGATTATTGTTGTGTTCATTCTTCACTTGCTTTAAAAGAGGAAGGTGTTGAAACTATTTTAATTAACAACAATCCTGAAACTGTAAGTACTGATTATGATATTTCTGATAAGTTATTCTTTGAACCAATTACTTTTGAAGATGTAATGGGTATTATTAATCAGGAAAAACCGGATGGTGTTATTGTCCAATTTGGTGGTCAAACTTCTATTAATTTAGCTGTACCTTTAGCTAATGCAGGTGTTAAAATTTTAGGAACTCCATATGAAAGTATTGATGGTGTTGAAGACAGGGAATTATTTGCACAATTATTAAATAAGTTACATATTCATCAAGCACCATATGGAACTGCTAATTCATTTGAAGAAGCTAAAGAAATTGCAGAAAGGATTACTTTCCCAGTTTTAGTTCGTCCATCTTATGTTATTGGTGGAAGAGCAATGGAAATTGTTTATGATAACACAGAACTTGAAGAGTATATGAAAGAGGCTGTGAAAGTTTCACCTGAGCATCCAATTTTAGTAGATAAATTCTTAGAAGATGCTATTGAATTAGATGTGGATGTGTTATGTGATGGTGAAGAAGTATTTATTGCAGGAATCATGGAACATATTGAAGAAGCAGGTGTTCATTCAGGTGATTCAGCTTGTGTAATTCCACCACAAACTATTCCAGAACATATTCTTAACACTATAAGGGAATACAGTACTAAATTGGCTTTAGAGTTAAATGTTAAAGGTTTAATGAATATTCAATATGCTGTTAAACTTGATGAAGAAATGGTTTATATTATTGAAGCTAATCCTCGTGCAAGTAGAACTGTTCCATTTGTAAGTAAAGCTATTGGAGTGCCATTAGCTAAAGTAGCTACTTGGATTATGACTGGAGCTAAATTAAAAGACTTTAATTTAACAAAAGAAATAAAAATTGATCATGTTGCTGTAAAAGAATCTGTTTTCCCATTCTTAAAACTCCCAGAGTCTGATACTGTACTTGGACCTGAAATGAAATCTACTGGTGAAAGTATTGGTATTGATGATAGCTTTGGAATGGCATTTTATAAATCACAACTTGCTGCAGGTATGGATTTACCAAAAGCAGGTAAAATATTTATTAGTGTAAAAGAACAAGATAAAAAGAAAATCCGTCCAATTGCTGAAAAAGCAGCTAATTTAGGATTTGATCTTGTTGCAACAAGTGGAACTGCTGATGCAGCACAAGGTGTTGACATTGATAAAATCAAAAAAGTATCTCAAGGATCTCCAAACATTAGGGATGCAATTTTAAATAAGGAAATTGATTTAATTATCAATACATCTGAAGGTAAACAATCTGCTAAAGACGGATATATTATTAGACGTTTAGCTATTGAACTTGGTATACCTTATGTTACAACATTATCTGGAGCTAGAGCTGCTTTAAATGCTATTGAAGCAGTTCAAAATAATGAGATTAATGTAAAATCTTTAAATGATCATATTGATGGAGAATAA